From the genome of Latilactobacillus curvatus JCM 1096 = DSM 20019:
ATATTAGCCGATTGTGAGACGATTTCATCAATCTTATGATAGTGCTGTCCAAATGATTGTTGGACCGTTGCCACATCAACCGGATTGAGGGTTGCTGGTTGCATGAGATGGTCTAGATAGTAGCGATAGCCTTGCATCGACGGTACCCGTCCAGATGACGAATGCGTCTTCTCAATTAAACCGACACTTTCCAAATCAGCCATATCATTACGAATTGTTGCAGAACTAACGTGTACCGGCAATTCTGCCATTAACTTCTTAGAACCCACTGGCTGACCACTCTCTGTAAAAAGACGAATAATTTCTTTCAAAATCATTAATTGCCTTTCGGTCAGCATGTCATCACCTCTTTTTAGCACTTGAATATCATGAGTGCTAATTACAATTATTAATATAGCAAGAACGTCAAATAAAGTCAAGAAACGTACCGGCTTTTTTACGGATTTACTGAAAATCGGTCCTTAGACGGAGGGCCTTACTGGACCAAAGGACAAAATAAAAAACGAGCCGCTTCTTAGATGGAAGAGACTCGCTTTATGAAGTGGAATATTTATAACGTGCTTTTCAAACCATATTCCTGTGCCTAGCGACACAAGGCGAATGCTCAGAATATCCCCCGGTTTGAACGCACTCAATAACTATCTAGCAGAAACTCTTGGAAGACTTCATTGCCTAAGAACTTACCTGATTCAGTTAGTCTTAACCAATCGCCTTCTTGTTTGAGGTAGCCCTTTGCAATTTGGGTGGCAACTGTTTCGCCGTAAACATTTTGTAATGGATAATTGAATTTATCTTGAAAATGACTGATGGATACGCCTTGCATCGTCCGTAACCCGAGGAAGAGTTCTTCCTCCATTTGTTCGGTCAGTGGCAGAACATGGCGTTCAATGACTGGCACCTTATTTTCTTTTAAGGGTTCTAGGTATTGTTGGATTGGGCCGAAGTTATGGTAACGATCCTTACCTAAATAGCCGTAAGCACCGGCACCAAAGCCAAAATACTTTTCATTGCGCCAGTAAGTTAGATTATGCGCAGATTGAAAGCCTGGCTTGGCAAAATTACTGATTTCATATTGATCTAAACCAGCCCGCTTGAAACTATCAATCGCGGCTTGATACATATGTGCTTCAACATCTTGCGATGGTAAATGCAACTTGCCTTGGCGCATCAAGTTATAGAAGATTGTTTTGCGTTCGAGAATCAATGAGTACGTCGAATAATGCGGTAAGTCGAGTTCAATTGCCTTATTCAAACTATCCATGAAATCCGCTTCACTTTGTTGTGGTAAGCGGAAAATCAAATCGATACTCATATTTTCGAAGCCGACCTTGCGCGCGTTATCGATTGCCCGATAAACATCCGCACTTCGGTGAATCCGCCCGATCTGTTTTAAAATCTGATCATTAAACGACTGCACGCCAATACTTAACCGGTTGACGC
Proteins encoded in this window:
- the hemW gene encoding radical SAM family heme chaperone HemW translates to MAGAYIHIPFCEHICYYCDFNKVFIEGQPVDDYVDMLIREFQLVMAEYPDEPIDTIYVGGGTPTTLSPAQLQRLTDGIHQYLPYEGGEFTFEANPNDLQDTEKLQVLKDNGVNRLSIGVQSFNDQILKQIGRIHRSADVYRAIDNARKVGFENMSIDLIFRLPQQSEADFMDSLNKAIELDLPHYSTYSLILERKTIFYNLMRQGKLHLPSQDVEAHMYQAAIDSFKRAGLDQYEISNFAKPGFQSAHNLTYWRNEKYFGFGAGAYGYLGKDRYHNFGPIQQYLEPLKENKVPVIERHVLPLTEQMEEELFLGLRTMQGVSISHFQDKFNYPLQNVYGETVATQIAKGYLKQEGDWLRLTESGKFLGNEVFQEFLLDSY